A DNA window from Maribellus comscasis contains the following coding sequences:
- a CDS encoding plasmid mobilization protein — protein sequence MATKTLSSCPAGACKTDNRLIKQFPSPNKNNRKQIVRPKLPDNEKRTIVVKFLMTKEERLRLDSLVKRGKFGCTSDFLRYKIFNSSVRKIISLDEEANAQLKKLDYEINKIGVNLNQLSKRMNSFAGYNIGDNDRQLLKQAFEMMTRCLAFLQKYLR from the coding sequence GTGGCCACAAAAACCTTATCATCTTGCCCGGCAGGGGCCTGTAAAACGGATAACAGGTTAATAAAACAATTCCCCTCCCCAAATAAGAATAACAGAAAACAAATCGTGAGACCCAAATTACCCGATAACGAAAAAAGGACAATCGTCGTCAAATTTCTGATGACAAAGGAAGAAAGGCTCAGACTGGATTCTTTGGTTAAAAGAGGTAAGTTTGGTTGTACAAGTGATTTTCTGAGGTATAAAATATTTAATTCATCAGTGCGAAAAATAATATCACTGGACGAGGAAGCAAATGCACAATTGAAAAAGCTGGATTATGAAATCAATAAAATTGGCGTGAACCTTAACCAGCTTTCCAAGCGCATGAATTCCTTTGCAGGCTATAATATCGGCGATAACGACCGGCAGTTGTTGAAACAAGCCTTTGAAATGATGACCCGCTGCCTGGCCTTTTTGCAAAAATATCTCCGATGA
- a CDS encoding type IV secretory system conjugative DNA transfer family protein: MNYESRELEKMHEGFRFFSYLLLFLTMYISQLDFFIYKGIYIPEFSSVLEKLMSLDFLSGSVISKLTCLGFLMITCIGTRGKKDRDLKVFNLVVQVLAGILLYWGSLLFSHNLPVVFLLCSFLGFVMLNISFDNISKLINVNLMKDRFNLENESFPQEQSFLSNEFSVNLPMLYQHRSKRHEGWINVVNPFRGTMVVGTPGSGKSYSVVLPFIRQHLGKGFALCVYDFKYPDLSLVTYNHFLKAKKKKGLPENAEFYVINFDDIKKSYRCNPLAPELMESTIDAFEASRTVLYNLNREWIRKQGEFFSESAVSFFVAVIWFLKKYRNGEFCTLPHAIELLQLDYDDLFEVLSREKDVTNIINPFLNAHKRGAHEQLEGQLGSLKIAISKIISREIYWICSGNDFSLDINNPKYPKVICLANNPLRIEMYGAVLSLFITRMLKVINRKHQHKCSLIFDELPTIYFRGLDTLIATARANQISTLLGIQTIDQLIRDYGKEQANAILTNIGNIFAGQSVGDTARFIQNRMGKILQERQSVNINRNTQSTSFSTQMDFLVPEGKIATLPQGYMVGQVADNFGEHISQKNFNCLIKADTKNLEQEEKHFIPIPDFYDFDNVEETLERNRTRIQNDIRSIVIEIQNNKNKPYYD, translated from the coding sequence ATGAACTACGAATCCAGAGAGTTGGAAAAGATGCATGAAGGCTTCCGGTTCTTTAGCTACTTATTGCTTTTCCTGACAATGTATATTAGCCAGCTTGATTTTTTCATCTACAAAGGAATTTATATTCCTGAATTTTCTTCGGTACTGGAAAAGCTGATGAGTCTGGATTTTCTCTCGGGTTCGGTAATTTCCAAACTGACCTGTTTGGGGTTTTTAATGATAACCTGTATCGGTACCAGGGGTAAAAAAGACAGGGATTTAAAAGTCTTCAATCTGGTTGTGCAGGTACTTGCAGGGATATTATTGTATTGGGGCAGTTTGCTTTTTAGCCATAACTTACCAGTTGTATTTCTGCTTTGTTCCTTTTTGGGTTTTGTGATGCTCAACATTAGTTTTGACAACATTTCCAAGCTCATCAATGTCAACCTGATGAAAGACCGCTTTAACCTGGAAAACGAAAGTTTCCCGCAGGAACAATCTTTTCTAAGCAATGAGTTTTCTGTGAACCTGCCTATGCTTTATCAACACCGGAGCAAAAGACACGAAGGCTGGATTAATGTTGTCAATCCGTTCAGGGGCACAATGGTTGTCGGCACACCCGGTTCAGGAAAATCCTATTCGGTGGTACTGCCTTTTATCCGGCAACACCTGGGCAAAGGATTTGCTTTATGCGTCTATGATTTTAAATATCCGGATTTATCACTGGTAACCTATAACCATTTTCTGAAAGCAAAAAAGAAAAAAGGTTTACCTGAAAACGCGGAGTTCTATGTTATTAATTTTGATGACATAAAAAAGTCTTATCGCTGTAACCCACTGGCCCCGGAACTGATGGAAAGCACCATCGATGCCTTTGAAGCTTCCCGGACAGTATTGTATAACCTGAATCGGGAATGGATACGCAAACAGGGCGAGTTTTTTTCGGAAAGCGCGGTTTCATTTTTTGTAGCAGTAATCTGGTTTTTGAAAAAATACCGTAACGGGGAGTTTTGTACGTTGCCTCATGCCATCGAACTATTGCAACTGGATTATGATGATTTATTTGAAGTTCTTTCAAGAGAAAAAGATGTAACCAATATTATCAATCCATTTTTGAATGCGCATAAGCGGGGCGCTCATGAACAACTGGAAGGGCAACTCGGAAGCTTAAAAATAGCAATCTCTAAAATTATCAGCCGGGAAATTTACTGGATATGCTCGGGAAATGATTTTTCGCTGGATATTAATAATCCAAAATATCCAAAGGTGATATGTTTGGCCAACAATCCCCTCCGTATTGAAATGTACGGGGCGGTATTGTCACTGTTTATTACCCGGATGCTGAAAGTGATTAACCGGAAGCACCAGCACAAATGCTCCTTAATTTTTGATGAACTTCCGACGATTTATTTTCGGGGGCTGGATACACTGATAGCCACGGCAAGAGCGAATCAAATATCCACCCTGCTGGGAATACAGACCATTGACCAGTTAATCCGTGATTACGGGAAAGAACAGGCCAACGCTATTTTGACCAATATTGGGAATATTTTTGCCGGGCAGAGTGTGGGTGATACAGCAAGATTTATCCAGAACCGAATGGGGAAAATCCTGCAGGAACGGCAGTCGGTAAATATTAACCGCAACACCCAGTCCACTTCGTTTTCCACGCAGATGGATTTTTTAGTGCCTGAAGGGAAAATCGCCACCCTTCCACAGGGGTACATGGTGGGACAGGTGGCTGACAACTTTGGAGAACACATCAGCCAGAAAAATTTTAACTGCCTGATAAAAGCGGATACAAAAAACCTGGAACAGGAAGAAAAACATTTTATCCCGATTCCTGACTTTTATGATTTTGACAACGTAGAAGAGACCCTTGAACGCAACCGCACGCGGATACAAAACGATATCCGCTCCATTGTGATAGAAATCCAAAACAATAAAAACAAACCTTATTATGATTGA
- a CDS encoding PH domain-containing protein, producing MIENTTYIKCRPSQLVNLGHFLIVLLFIPLVFIPGGTISEFLPTELILGNLEIHLIRLPLYLFMAVLLKLGYHILKTRCICYEINPEELQYTSGILHRKHEYIELFRVKDFQVDRPLIYRFFGLGNLVIYTSDKTTPVFRLEAIRKPEEVYTVLRGLVELNRKEKHVYEID from the coding sequence ATGATTGAAAATACAACTTATATCAAATGCAGGCCTTCCCAGTTGGTGAACCTGGGGCATTTTTTGATTGTACTACTCTTTATCCCTTTGGTATTTATTCCGGGTGGAACAATCAGCGAATTTTTGCCAACAGAACTTATTCTGGGCAATCTTGAAATCCACCTTATACGGTTGCCTCTTTACCTGTTTATGGCAGTCCTGTTAAAACTGGGGTACCATATTCTTAAAACCCGTTGCATCTGCTATGAAATCAATCCTGAAGAATTACAATACACTTCCGGTATTTTACACCGCAAACATGAATACATTGAACTGTTTCGTGTGAAGGATTTCCAGGTGGACCGGCCACTGATTTACCGTTTTTTCGGACTGGGGAACCTGGTTATTTACACCTCAGACAAAACTACCCCGGTATTCCGGCTGGAAGCCATCCGCAAACCGGAGGAGGTTTACACCGTGCTTCGCGGTTTGGTAGAACTGAACCGGAAGGAAAAACATGTTTACGAAATCGATTAA
- the tnpB gene encoding IS66 family insertion sequence element accessory protein TnpB (TnpB, as the term is used for proteins encoded by IS66 family insertion elements, is considered an accessory protein, since TnpC, encoded by a neighboring gene, is a DDE family transposase.): MFHLHQSLNYYLYPFPVDMCKSFYTLSGIVTSSMGKDVQNGDVFIFVNRKQSIMKILHMEYAGLVIYHKKLESGRFHLPSFNENTHSIIYQWSDLIMLVQNVKTKLKRKEKY, encoded by the coding sequence ATGTTTCATTTACACCAGTCATTAAATTATTACCTGTACCCGTTTCCGGTAGATATGTGCAAAAGTTTTTATACCCTGAGCGGTATTGTTACAAGTTCCATGGGAAAGGATGTGCAAAACGGGGACGTATTCATTTTTGTAAACCGGAAACAAAGCATCATGAAAATCCTGCACATGGAGTATGCCGGTTTGGTTATCTATCATAAAAAGCTTGAATCCGGACGTTTTCATCTGCCTTCGTTCAATGAAAATACTCATTCAATTATCTATCAGTGGAGCGACCTTATCATGCTGGTTCAAAATGTAAAAACAAAGCTCAAAAGGAAAGAAAAATATTAA
- a CDS encoding IS66 family transposase — protein MNRALSYTYSIFNRLSRYHLDGRYLPDNNLVENAIRPLSISRKNFMFCGNHDAAENAAIMYSFFGCCKANDVNPREWLTDVLTRIPEYNSD, from the coding sequence ATGAACAGGGCTTTGTCTTATACGTATTCAATTTTCAACCGTTTATCCAGGTACCACCTTGATGGTCGTTATCTACCGGATAACAATTTGGTGGAAAATGCAATACGTCCTTTGTCAATCAGCCGGAAAAACTTTATGTTTTGCGGCAATCATGATGCGGCGGAAAATGCTGCAATAATGTATTCTTTTTTTGGTTGTTGTAAAGCTAATGATGTAAATCCCCGGGAGTGGCTAACCGATGTACTTACCAGGATTCCGGAATACAATAGTGACTAA
- the tnpC gene encoding IS66 family transposase translates to MLALPRSNAGASLLAELLTGKYYYHLPFHRQLVIFKQNGVSIPASTVNGWFAGSCDLLRALYERLKEIVLATDYIQVDESTGPVINNKKQRTVKAYLWVVRSVMKNLMFFHYDKGSRARKVVVELLKNYQGAVQTDGYEAYAGYEQKKGVLLLGCWAHARRKFTEALKEDKPGAEYALEQIGMLYRVEAMATDQKTDYQQRAELRARLAYPILCAFEKMDRKILPENIAQGQDEQGFVLYVFNFQPFIQVPP, encoded by the coding sequence TTGCTTGCTTTACCACGAAGCAATGCCGGGGCAAGTTTACTGGCAGAACTTCTGACAGGTAAATATTATTATCATTTACCTTTTCACCGGCAACTTGTTATTTTTAAACAAAACGGGGTTTCAATACCTGCATCAACAGTAAACGGATGGTTTGCCGGAAGCTGTGATTTGCTTCGTGCTTTATATGAGAGGTTAAAAGAAATTGTACTTGCAACAGATTACATACAGGTTGATGAAAGTACTGGTCCTGTAATTAATAATAAAAAGCAGCGAACAGTAAAAGCGTACCTCTGGGTAGTTAGGTCGGTAATGAAAAACCTGATGTTCTTCCATTACGACAAAGGTTCACGGGCAAGGAAAGTGGTTGTGGAGCTACTTAAAAATTACCAGGGAGCTGTCCAAACAGATGGTTACGAGGCTTATGCCGGGTATGAACAAAAGAAAGGAGTTTTGTTGCTCGGATGCTGGGCGCATGCACGACGCAAGTTCACTGAAGCCTTAAAAGAAGATAAGCCCGGTGCAGAATATGCGCTGGAGCAGATCGGCATGCTTTATCGTGTGGAAGCCATGGCCACGGACCAGAAAACGGATTATCAGCAGCGGGCAGAACTACGTGCCAGACTGGCTTATCCCATCCTTTGTGCCTTTGAAAAAATGGATCGTAAAATATTACCCGAAAACATTGCCCAGGGGCAGGATGAACAGGGCTTTGTCTTATACGTATTCAATTTTCAACCGTTTATCCAGGTACCACCTTGA
- a CDS encoding DUF3945 domain-containing protein, translating to MEQYTRMNKEDIPFDKLEKVGINRDFVNHMESNELRDFLNGFRSEKLYTVNAKIDNQEYKIPAKIRLQKQDDGAINVKIHPIQRLFVPDEYMGYKFTKQEKSALLGDKNLGKTIELTGRDGKKDNYYLAIDSKTNELIPLRTKHIQVPDKIKGVALSEEQKQKLAAGKKITLDGMTGRNGKKFGATLQIDAANRNINFSGFKQEKEKDLEQKQEKSKGARQKVS from the coding sequence ATGGAACAGTACACACGAATGAACAAAGAAGACATCCCTTTTGACAAACTGGAAAAAGTCGGGATAAATCGTGATTTTGTAAATCACATGGAAAGTAATGAACTGAGGGATTTTTTGAACGGTTTCCGTTCGGAAAAACTCTACACCGTCAATGCAAAAATTGATAACCAAGAGTATAAGATACCAGCTAAAATACGGTTGCAGAAGCAGGATGACGGTGCTATAAATGTAAAGATTCATCCGATTCAACGGTTATTTGTCCCAGATGAATACATGGGGTACAAGTTCACTAAACAGGAAAAGTCAGCTTTACTGGGTGATAAAAACCTGGGGAAAACCATTGAACTGACTGGCAGGGATGGAAAAAAGGACAACTATTATTTAGCCATTGATTCCAAAACTAATGAACTGATACCGCTCCGGACAAAACATATTCAGGTACCTGATAAGATAAAAGGGGTAGCACTTTCTGAAGAACAAAAGCAAAAACTGGCAGCAGGCAAAAAGATTACTCTTGACGGGATGACCGGACGTAATGGTAAGAAATTTGGGGCAACACTTCAGATTGATGCTGCGAACCGGAATATCAATTTTTCCGGGTTCAAACAGGAGAAAGAAAAGGATTTAGAACAGAAACAGGAAAAATCCAAAGGCGCAAGGCAAAAGGTAAGCTAA
- a CDS encoding DUF4138 domain-containing protein — protein sequence MKFLFITMLISFQLSLVAQNCILVNEAKATHIICSERVSYLQVGDHFKIISEVVPEHPNLIRVKAAEPFEGESSLTLVSAGKIYSLLVSYGEAGPIEYNLKSFSGEKAGTLTEGPVPEYLLKELCRQMLFKQGRHIHNRKTKKDGIILRLNNIGLNNDLLFFEMSITNTTNISYRIEGFNWWIDNKRQIKATNVQEYLLHPEFTYYGITTIPAETTLREVFVLPKLTIPEKRILRIEMLEKALGNTGRKLSLEIKDRYILKARKIK from the coding sequence ATGAAATTTTTATTTATTACAATGCTAATTAGTTTTCAGCTATCACTTGTTGCACAAAATTGTATCCTGGTCAATGAAGCCAAAGCCACACATATCATCTGTTCTGAAAGGGTAAGTTACCTTCAGGTAGGTGACCATTTCAAAATTATCTCTGAAGTGGTTCCTGAACATCCCAACTTAATCCGGGTAAAAGCAGCGGAACCATTTGAAGGGGAATCTTCCCTGACACTAGTGAGTGCCGGGAAAATTTATTCCCTGCTTGTATCCTACGGAGAAGCTGGACCCATTGAATATAACCTGAAATCCTTTTCCGGTGAAAAGGCCGGAACACTTACAGAAGGCCCGGTTCCTGAATATCTCCTGAAAGAGTTGTGCCGTCAGATGTTGTTTAAACAGGGCAGGCACATCCACAACCGGAAAACAAAAAAAGACGGAATCATTCTCAGGCTGAATAATATCGGGCTAAATAACGATTTGCTCTTTTTTGAAATGAGCATCACAAATACAACCAATATCAGTTACAGAATAGAAGGTTTTAACTGGTGGATAGATAACAAGCGGCAAATAAAAGCAACCAACGTTCAGGAATACCTGTTACACCCTGAATTTACCTATTACGGGATAACTACCATCCCTGCAGAAACTACTCTGCGGGAGGTATTTGTCCTTCCAAAACTGACCATTCCCGAAAAACGGATTCTCCGTATCGAAATGCTGGAAAAAGCATTGGGAAATACCGGACGAAAATTGAGCCTTGAAATCAAAGACAGGTATATCCTGAAAGCACGAAAAATTAAATAA
- a CDS encoding DUF4382 domain-containing protein produces the protein MKTKFFSFMAIAIATIMFVGCTEDDDSTTATGQLGVKVTDAPSDDANIQGTFVTVSDVKIDGNSVEGFEKQTIDISAYQDGETKLIFSDEVEASSYNNITLELDYESDASGNSPGCYVLTDDNQKHDLAASSSSNSELTFSKNFEVQSAESAILVFDFDLRKTIKRNTEGEETEYSFVTDSELHSGIRVVSENETGEIEGTVTNNALSDDEEYIIYAYKKGEYNEITESQGQGSGNLLFANAVTSSKIRGDGFYKLSFLEEGDYELHIASYTRSESEGSLDFSAMANAVSSIENLLLSNITVSSNTTVQLNISINLSI, from the coding sequence ATGAAAACTAAATTTTTTTCTTTTATGGCTATTGCCATAGCAACAATTATGTTTGTCGGTTGTACTGAAGATGATGACTCAACAACTGCAACAGGACAATTAGGTGTAAAAGTTACTGATGCACCTTCTGATGATGCCAATATTCAGGGAACTTTTGTTACCGTTTCTGATGTAAAAATAGATGGAAATTCAGTTGAAGGCTTTGAGAAACAAACCATCGACATTTCTGCCTATCAGGATGGTGAAACAAAACTGATTTTTTCTGATGAAGTAGAAGCAAGCAGTTACAATAATATTACTTTGGAACTGGACTACGAATCAGATGCTTCGGGGAATTCGCCTGGATGTTACGTATTAACAGACGACAACCAAAAACATGATCTTGCCGCATCATCTTCTTCAAATTCAGAATTAACTTTCAGCAAAAACTTTGAAGTTCAATCGGCTGAAAGCGCGATACTTGTATTTGATTTCGATTTACGGAAAACCATTAAAAGAAACACTGAAGGAGAAGAAACGGAATACTCTTTTGTAACGGATTCTGAATTACATTCAGGAATTAGAGTTGTTAGCGAAAACGAAACCGGTGAAATTGAAGGTACTGTTACAAATAATGCCTTGTCTGATGACGAAGAATACATTATTTACGCTTATAAAAAAGGAGAATATAATGAAATCACTGAAAGTCAGGGACAAGGAAGCGGAAATTTACTTTTTGCCAATGCTGTAACAAGTTCAAAAATTAGAGGAGACGGTTTTTATAAGCTTTCATTCCTAGAAGAAGGTGATTACGAACTTCATATTGCATCGTATACCCGTTCAGAAAGCGAAGGCAGTTTAGATTTTTCTGCCATGGCAAATGCTGTTAGTTCAATTGAAAATTTACTTCTTAGTAATATCACAGTTAGCTCGAACACAACTGTTCAATTAAATATTTCAATCAATTTGTCAATATAA
- the tnpA gene encoding IS200/IS605 family transposase — protein MCYVSEFIHKSHNVSVLLYHFVCPAKYRRVVFDKDVDESLKQVCIEISKRFEITFIEIGTDKDHVHFLIQSVPMLSPTRIIQTVKSITAKQIFKLHPKVKKQLWGGEFWTKGFYVSSVGAHGDENTIQKYVQAQGRQKEYQKLHVQQLSLF, from the coding sequence ATTTGTTATGTAAGCGAATTTATTCATAAGAGTCATAATGTTTCAGTACTTCTTTACCATTTTGTCTGTCCAGCCAAATATCGGAGGGTTGTTTTTGACAAAGATGTTGATGAAAGTTTGAAACAAGTATGTATTGAAATCTCGAAGCGTTTTGAAATTACTTTTATAGAGATTGGTACGGATAAAGACCATGTTCATTTCTTGATTCAAAGTGTGCCAATGTTGAGTCCAACGCGAATCATTCAGACAGTAAAAAGTATCACTGCGAAACAGATTTTCAAGCTTCATCCCAAAGTCAAGAAACAACTGTGGGGAGGTGAATTCTGGACCAAAGGGTTTTATGTTAGTTCGGTTGGTGCTCATGGTGATGAAAATACAATTCAAAAATATGTACAAGCTCAAGGAAGACAAAAGGAATATCAAAAACTCCATGTTCAGCAACTTAGCTTATTTTGA
- a CDS encoding relaxase/mobilization nuclease domain-containing protein, whose protein sequence is MVIVIHQSLSTQNALFYNEKKVEQHKAVFFKSGNTPTINPFAGTKYDRLNILHEIEERNSRVKKKGLHISVNPTVLDLVRMGEPGIRSEIDNLMEHLGYGNQPYFVYNHADLDRVHFHIVSTRIDQQTGKKIRDNYEKEKVKRFIQSLQQKYDLTKEIIDDKTDLKFSSKSGYLKLSLEELFYQLNQIESITNKQLYDKSLKLFNVEVRKVKRGHIVCIVDESGKIIRHPMKLSAFDIRPKFHLGAKTVLEINLAKPPVDKFQLAQLARDLNRLVESSRELDLNRKQKIKKSNPSYKQKRYRNRF, encoded by the coding sequence ATGGTCATTGTTATTCATCAATCACTAAGTACGCAAAACGCTTTGTTCTACAACGAAAAGAAAGTGGAGCAGCATAAGGCTGTTTTCTTCAAAAGCGGAAATACCCCAACCATCAATCCTTTTGCCGGTACAAAATACGACCGTTTAAATATTCTGCATGAAATAGAAGAACGAAATTCGCGGGTTAAAAAGAAGGGGCTGCATATTTCTGTAAACCCAACAGTTCTTGATCTGGTTCGTATGGGAGAGCCGGGAATCCGCTCTGAGATTGATAACCTGATGGAACACCTGGGATATGGAAATCAGCCTTATTTTGTCTATAACCATGCTGATCTGGATCGGGTGCATTTTCATATTGTTTCAACCCGGATTGACCAGCAAACCGGCAAGAAGATCAGGGACAATTATGAGAAAGAGAAAGTAAAACGTTTTATCCAAAGCCTACAACAAAAATACGATTTGACAAAAGAAATAATCGATGATAAAACAGATTTAAAGTTTTCATCAAAAAGCGGTTACCTGAAACTAAGTTTGGAAGAACTATTCTACCAGTTGAACCAGATTGAATCGATCACCAACAAACAATTGTATGATAAATCCTTGAAGTTATTCAATGTCGAAGTTAGAAAAGTGAAAAGAGGACATATTGTTTGTATTGTAGATGAAAGTGGAAAAATAATACGTCACCCAATGAAACTGTCAGCCTTTGATATTAGACCGAAGTTTCATTTGGGGGCCAAAACCGTTTTGGAAATTAACTTAGCCAAACCTCCGGTTGATAAATTTCAGTTGGCGCAGTTGGCGAGGGATTTGAATAGGTTGGTGGAAAGTAGCAGGGAATTAGATTTAAATAGAAAGCAAAAAATTAAGAAAAGCAATCCAAGTTATAAACAGAAAAGGTATAGAAATCGGTTTTGA
- a CDS encoding hemerythrin domain-containing protein has product MRNISIIKALTRHHDEMRELVKKIKKDKTKYILLKKHLDVHHELEEDLLLNLLNNKKGVKAESLESQEEHFVLNILLLDLADFPKDHPRWMVKFKVLIEILEHHLDEEEEDLFPEAEEHLSESQLNKLGKKFQELKDERLSIVMETK; this is encoded by the coding sequence ATGAGAAATATCTCAATAATAAAAGCCCTTACAAGACACCATGACGAAATGCGAGAATTAGTTAAAAAAATAAAGAAGGATAAAACAAAATACATTCTTTTAAAAAAGCATCTTGATGTTCATCACGAACTTGAAGAAGACCTTCTTTTAAATTTGTTGAACAATAAGAAAGGAGTAAAGGCGGAATCACTCGAATCGCAGGAAGAACATTTTGTATTAAACATACTGTTGCTTGATTTGGCAGATTTCCCAAAAGACCATCCAAGGTGGATGGTAAAATTTAAAGTATTGATTGAGATCCTTGAACATCATTTGGATGAAGAGGAGGAAGATCTTTTTCCCGAAGCAGAAGAACATTTATCAGAAAGCCAATTGAACAAGCTTGGAAAAAAGTTTCAGGAGCTGAAAGACGAAAGATTATCAATTGTAATGGAAACAAAATAA
- the tnpA gene encoding IS66 family insertion sequence element accessory protein TnpA — protein MNLTEPRFLEIYHRQQKSDLSVKDFCSNEGIKESTFYYWRKKLAGKGQIKNFIPLVVKNSTPPVKPGYPNGSLRTCTPEATNDDFLLELVYTNGIKLRIKNDIDLARLRTLINLND, from the coding sequence ATGAATCTTACAGAACCGAGATTTTTAGAGATTTACCATAGGCAGCAGAAATCGGATTTAAGTGTAAAAGACTTCTGTTCAAATGAAGGAATCAAGGAATCGACTTTTTATTACTGGCGTAAGAAACTGGCGGGAAAGGGCCAGATAAAAAACTTCATTCCGCTTGTGGTAAAAAACTCCACACCCCCGGTAAAGCCAGGTTATCCAAACGGTTCTTTACGAACATGTACCCCGGAAGCAACAAACGATGACTTTCTTCTGGAGCTGGTTTATACCAACGGAATAAAACTGCGTATAAAAAACGATATCGACCTTGCCCGTCTCCGGACTCTGATAAACCTTAACGATTAA
- the traM gene encoding conjugative transposon protein TraM: MKKILKKNKALFILPLVLLPFVVLIFYILGGGNPTGTHSENNQNEDNRQGANYTIPQAESSIEIEDKLEAYESQGGQVSTTDYHILEIPDSMKESNEVLLLTKDSADFISKNEEEELNVNVSNNLLAHIKQKEQEINRELNPPVRKTGKLNKTPVNYPISRKNTNETKRGSNQSNVVLQKTGIEQLDKVFEDNIVLSRQNDSLKFTLQQIQQQQREKERKQNARFTLEKKNGSGFQKEETKSNLITAEIYETTTVLDGNRVKLRLLEDTRIEGAKISRGTFLYGICKVKNERLHIAVSQMPVGENFLPVKLVIHDLDGLPGLYVPDNVARKITKEVGGSTNTSSLFGMTDNPLTYAGIRVADRTTQTLLKRVRLKKVTVRKNTLIYLINQNQ, from the coding sequence ATGAAGAAAATCCTGAAAAAGAATAAAGCGCTGTTTATCCTTCCGTTGGTATTGCTGCCTTTTGTAGTACTGATATTTTATATTTTGGGAGGTGGAAATCCAACCGGGACTCATAGTGAAAATAATCAAAACGAGGATAACCGGCAGGGAGCCAATTACACCATTCCACAGGCGGAAAGTTCCATTGAAATTGAAGATAAACTGGAAGCCTATGAAAGCCAGGGAGGTCAGGTTTCCACAACGGATTATCATATCCTTGAAATCCCGGATTCAATGAAAGAATCAAACGAAGTGTTGCTTTTGACAAAAGATTCGGCTGATTTTATTAGCAAAAACGAAGAGGAAGAATTGAATGTCAATGTCTCCAATAACCTTTTGGCACATATTAAACAAAAAGAACAGGAAATTAACAGGGAGTTAAATCCCCCTGTCAGGAAAACAGGGAAGTTAAATAAGACACCAGTTAACTATCCAATATCCCGTAAAAACACAAATGAAACTAAAAGAGGGAGCAATCAATCAAACGTAGTTTTACAAAAGACAGGTATTGAACAGCTCGATAAAGTATTTGAGGACAATATTGTATTATCGCGGCAGAACGATTCCCTGAAATTTACCCTTCAGCAAATACAACAGCAGCAGCGGGAGAAGGAAAGAAAACAAAATGCCCGGTTTACGCTGGAAAAGAAAAACGGTTCCGGATTTCAGAAGGAGGAGACAAAAAGCAACCTTATCACAGCTGAAATCTACGAAACTACTACGGTTTTGGATGGCAACCGAGTAAAACTCCGTTTGCTGGAAGACACCCGCATTGAGGGGGCGAAAATATCCCGGGGTACTTTTCTGTACGGGATTTGTAAAGTTAAAAATGAACGGCTGCACATTGCAGTTAGCCAAATGCCGGTAGGAGAAAATTTTCTTCCCGTAAAGCTTGTCATCCACGATTTGGATGGATTGCCCGGGCTGTATGTCCCGGATAACGTTGCCCGGAAAATAACAAAGGAGGTTGGGGGCAGTACCAATACCTCTTCTCTTTTTGGAATGACTGATAATCCGCTGACTTATGCCGGGATACGGGTAGCAGACCGCACCACACAGACCCTTTTAAAACGGGTACGCCTGAAAAAAGTAACCGTCCGGAAAAATACACTTATTTATCTCATTAATCAAAATCAGTAA